One window of the Micromonas commoda chromosome 11, complete sequence genome contains the following:
- a CDS encoding predicted protein, whose amino-acid sequence MSVSARLLSPAALPRATPAPRRGGRSDPPRARRRVFASSTIIDDDDASVSAYDRARLEADASAMRAQRERMTDALERKTADVDDAARDDPHGEWKWAIRKRIWDRMEDTNVAQFPRPVHHRIPNFVNADKAAANLTALQCFKDAKCVKVNPDTPQKAVRRAVLEAGKTLMTPQPRLRTGFFSILSEELVPAIAADAEVLKKCCTSAGVASHGVPLSLDEMRDGRKCDLLVIGSCAVDVRSGARLGKGEGFAELEYAIMRMMGTIDESTLVVTTVHDTQLLDGGEIDTRRLLRHDVPVDLIVTPTRTIWIDKAAQPAKPEGIYWDILSPQKLAQVKVLRDLRAEVEAELGETLPTGPDETLPPLAVRAEKKKMREVSRGGGGGRGGRRGGGRGARRGRL is encoded by the coding sequence atgagcgTCAGCGCGCGTCTCCTCTCACCAGCCGCGcttccgcgcgcgaccccggcgccgaggcgcggcggccgatcggacccgccgcgcgcgcggcgtcgggtcttcgcgtcatcgacgatcatcgacgacgacgacgcgtccgtgtcCGCGTACGACAGGGCTCGactcgaggcggacgcgagcgccatgCGGGCGCAGCGCGAGAGGATGACGGACGCGCTGGAAAGGAAGACCGCCGACGTAGACGAtgccgcgcgggacgaccCTCACGGCGAGTGGAAGTGGGCCATCCGCAAGCGGATATGGGACCGGATGGAGGACACCAACGTGGCGCAGTTTCCGAGGCCCGTCCACCACCGCATCCCAAATTTCGTCAACGCGGAcaaggccgccgcgaacctcaCGGCGCTCCAGTGCTTCAAGGACGCGAAGTGCGTCAAGGTGAACCCGGACACCCCGCAGAAGGCGGTGCGCAGGGCGGTGCTCGAGGCTGGCAAGACCCTCATGACACCGCAGCCCAGGCTGAGGACGGGATTCTTCTCCATCCTCTCCGAGGAACTCGTCCCGgcaatcgccgccgacgcggaggtgctcaAGAAGTGCTGCACCTCCGCGGGGgtcgcgtcgcacggcgTGCCCCTCTCCCTGGACGAGATGCGCGACGGACGGAAGTGCGACCTACTCGTGATTGGCTCGTGCGCCGTGGACGTGAGAtcgggcgcgaggctcggcAAGGGTGAGGggttcgccgagctcgagtaCGCCATCATGCGGATGATGGGGACGATTGACGAGTCGACGCTTGTGGTGACGACGGTGCACGACACTCAgctgctcgacggcggcgagatcgacACGCGCAGGCTGCTGAGACACGACGTGCCCGTCGATCTCATcgtgacgccgacgaggaccaTCTGGATCGATAAAGCCGCGCAGCCGGCGAAACCCGAGGGGATATACTGGGACATACTGAGCCCGCAGAAGCTGGCGCAGGTGAAGGTGCTCAGGGACCTTCGagcggaggtggaggctgagctcgGGGAGACGCTACCCACGGGTCCCGACGAGACGCTGCCtccgctcgccgtccgcgcggagaAGAAAAAGATGAGGGAGGTGtcgcgaggcgggggcgggggacggggcgggagacggggcgggggcaggggcgcgaggcgcggacgTTTGTGA